In the Diprion similis isolate iyDipSimi1 chromosome 13, iyDipSimi1.1, whole genome shotgun sequence genome, TCTCGAGTATTTGGGCCCGAAGAACCTTCGCCTCAAGGAAGGAATTAGAATCGTTGACATCGTAAACCAGAATGAAGGCGTCAGCTGAGGAAATGGAGAGTGCTCgcatagccggaaattcgtaGGCACCGGAAGTGTCCAATATATCAAGAGTTAGCTGGATACCGGAAACATTGAAGTCGCCATGATGCATTTCTTCTACGGTTCGTttgtatttagctgagaatgTGTTGTAGAGAAACTGGCTGATGATCGATGATTTTCCAACTTTCGCTGCTCCCATTACAACGATTTTGTGACGAAACGAGCTTTCCGTTTGCTTCCTACTGTTGCTGTCCGCCTCTGATAGCCTTTCGGTGCTGCTCATCGTCAATGCAAAGTGGATCAAACGAGATCAGCATTAATTCGATATCAGTCCTTTAAAAAGTCCGATCACGGATCGCGCTTTGCTTCGACTTAATCCCGATGAAAATAGGGGCGCGAAAATCGACTTGGAAGGAAAAACGAACCAACTTTTCACGTTCGAAAATTCCCTCACGATCCGATGTTAGTGAATTTAAATCCTTGAATAGATAGTGTTTCTCTGTTTTGTAAAtcgttttaaattcaattccagTACATTTaatcttatattttttatattcaaataaaatttttatttctttattaggAATGAGTCGGGATAATCATATCCAGAGGAAATCGAGCCCAATTGTTATAATGGATTTAAAAAACTACGATTTATGATCGGATCTTTGATTTTTGTCTTTCACCTTTATATCGGTTAATGTATATTGTAATAAGTGACAGGTCAAAGCTTGTGGAATATAAATGTCGGTTTGTTGGTTTTAGTATTAGCATAAGCGAGACTCGCCCGGGTgctgagaaaataaaagttttacgGTGTACGTTTgcatataaataattcatactTTGACAGATTctggtgtataatatatatttgtttaaGTAAAAGCTCTCCGTGGtggatgctgctgctgctgatgctgatgctgctaTTTTCTCACCTATTATTCTTCGgcaattcttcttcttgttcctcCTTGAGAGAAGATGGCTGAAGGCTAAAACGTCGACGAAATTGATGGCGGCTCTTCATCATGTTTCTTCCCCCTTTTAATATctgtaaatatgaataattcgTCCAAGTTCAGATATCAGAGTTGCACCtgaatgtaatataatattataaacattaggGTGATCcataaaaagttaatatttgaaattcgacCGGCTCACCTTCGGATCAGTtccgaataatttaaaaataatttcctcattttttcagattttttttatctcaactctaacccGTGCCCGTAAAAGGGTGGATTTCCCTGTTTAACCCTTTTAGGAGCACATTAAATCCACCGAAAGGATTTCGATAAAAGTTGGTACAGGAGGATTTCttgggtcactgattacgaatttgaacttgaaattagaaaattcgaaatgcTGGATCCAGTATGGCAAAATCAAGTGACTTTTGGTATTTTGGTGCACTATATATTGTATCCGCGATTTTAAACTTCGTaattttgagttcagattcgtaatcagctaCCTCAAAAGTCCTTGAGTACCAAATTTCACCAAAACCGAGTGACTTTTTGGATTATGGTCCACCATGTTGgttccaccattttgaattttcaaattttcagttcagATACGTAGTCAGCGACCCAAGAAACTCTGGAGAGAAATCCAAAAAATCCAGTCTCCTGCGATCACgggttagagttgagataaaaatctgaaaaagtaaCGGAATTACTTTCAGATTATTTGAAGCCGATTTCGGAAATGGGCcgatcgaaattcaaaaataatctttGCAAGAACCAcccaaatatgtatatataaagtgAATTGCTTGCGATTGAATgctttaatgcgcatgcgctgaaATTCGAGGGCAAGAGTAGTTGACTTTCCAGGACAACCAACGGTCGTAAGTTCAGACGACAGGTCACCGCGATGTATTTAACCTGAAAAATGTTGGTCATCCTGACAAAGCAACTGTTCTTGCTCTCGAGtcttagcgcatgcgcattaagcCATTCGATCGTTATGCATAATAAACGatgttatattgtataattccTTAGCACCAAACCATGATGTGAGTacacatggtgtgcctagaagtgcagcttctttctcaaaaaaaatttctctctcgcgctggactggacttaaaTAAGATGTttaccaacggcgccaaaataccctagatcgatggtgattaattgttgcgacgttgaatctgcgtggggaaaaaatgagcgggacatTAAATAACTCAGACCACAACTACACACGATGGGATTACCAAGCAGAGTAGCGTTCgtcggaaaaataattccctagcaatatagggatttctttagacagttggtacacgtctcaCTTGAAGGCTTTAACCTCGAAAAAAGCGGCGTGTCGCAGGAGTTATAACACCACAGCAGCAAACAGCTGAATAGCAACTATcactcaataataataatttgacagCATATTTGCAGCTTTCTAAttgttatgtatgtacagttgTAATGTAATTTCTCGAGCCGAAAAAGTGTTCGCCGCAAGTCGAAAAGTTGAAATCGAAAGAGTCGAAAAGAAGTTTGTCAGTGATAAAAAAGGGATTCGTTTTTCTTATCGTGAATTGGCGGCGGTCGCTATATGTAGCAAGTGAATGTCCATTGGACCCGCCATCCTTGGGGCCAATTTCGAGTCGCTTCGATCAGAGTCCTTTGAACGTTCGCAAAGAGGTTCTTTGTCCGCCCACACATTGTACAACACCTTCGAACCTGAAGCTCGAAGAAGAAcgcgagataaaaaaaaatgaaacttttcacGATAGTCGAATTATCTCACGATGGtggatggaagaaaaaaatcaattcaaaaacctcatattttcgatgtctcatatatttttcagcaaatcatTGAATATCTAGCGATAACTTGAATCCATGTGGCTCGATGATTCGTTTCACGAAACaccattttttatgaaaatattacgaCTTTAACTCGAAATTTTAtctagtaaaatttatttcataacttttagttataaattttatatggGTAATTCCATAATTCGATTTTCGATTGAAATGTCGCACTTGTgtcacaatatacatatatgttgttatgttttgtaaaattttgaacaatatcgaATTATCTAAAACCGATATTCACGTCACGATTTTGAATCACGTGTGATCCGATTCGTTTACTCAATTTTCCTTCGTTCCTCTTCTCGGATAAGTGAAtgttaaattcattttcagagGATCGAAAACACGCGATctgcgaatgaaaaatcacCTTTGAACTTTTCTACCACGAGGCTAAttcgttttaaattttacgTCAACAAGTTGTATGTACAGTACACATTTGATAATCATTACAGTACGAATTGTACGCGTTTAAGGATGAATTGGCTATACATTCTCTACCAAAAGTGAGTCTagtcgaaaatatttcgataCTTTGTGATAAGATGAAGatctggaaaaaaatcgacgaCTATAAAGATcataagaaaattgaattttgatatcAATAATGCCAAAATTTGCCGATAAATTGTTTAACAGAAACATTGTATAACAAATTATcagggaatattttttcatctctaaTGTGAGATGAATACGTTGATTTTTGTGAATAAAcacgaattttgaaagaatattctcacatttttgaatcttccgtttttcaaagttataaaaaaattttgaaaaatggaagaaaagtcTTAAATCTTGGTAGAAACGTtgttcattaaaattaaaaagtttcCAGGTTACCGAACGAATACTTTGGTAAATACAGCCTTTTTGCAAACcttcgaaaacgaaaatttccaatgtataaaaaaattcatgtacattcaaaaaaatcaacgaattaatttcacaccacaagaaaaacattccttgaaaatttatcaagcaATCTTTTGTTTAGAtaatttattcgtaacttttgGTGCATCATTATtacttaaattaaattttcttatcgtcTTTTATTATcgttgatttttgtttattcagaTCTTTATCTTATCACAAAGTATTCAATACTGCGAACGAGACTCACTTTTGGTTACGAATATACAGCGATTACATCCTTAACTAAGAGCCCGAGTCTGCATGAACGAA is a window encoding:
- the LOC124413934 gene encoding GTP-binding protein Rhes; translated protein: MMKSRHQFRRRFSLQPSSLKEEQEEELPKNNSTERLSEADSNSRKQTESSFRHKIVVMGAAKVGKSSIISQFLYNTFSAKYKRTVEEMHHGDFNVSGIQLTLDILDTSGAYEFPAMRALSISSADAFILVYDVNDSNSFLEAKVLRAQILETKGYSAVPIVVVGNKVDLADENREVDRESTEALVTVDWENGFVEVSAKENTNINQVFKELLIQAKVKYNLSPALRRRRRQSLPPPQHLSSRVSSAHVPSPSQLQHLQQIRERTDAKRNSCVIS